A window of Citrus sinensis cultivar Valencia sweet orange chromosome 7, DVS_A1.0, whole genome shotgun sequence contains these coding sequences:
- the LOC102614862 gene encoding uncharacterized protein LOC102614862 isoform X3 produces the protein MHCKEGFPVFQDAKRAQQPSKTYIRYQTRHKRADAKRALKDLLFRSGSSNFSFQNEDPIWKFDGNCEGDIGSDRKGQSKSSARRFGKPDLKRKKRKFRRESFSEDFDDPETIFQERFGNRWYSWTYQKREESSFQYSTSGFEWRKHSNRTDHRTKDWENESDIESDDEQCTVGSSSDRTILGLPPSGPLKLDDVKNAFRLSALKWHPDKHQGSSQAMAEEKFKLCLNAYKSLCAALS, from the exons ATGCATTGCAAGGAGGGTTTTCCAGTGTTCCAG GATGCAAAAAGAGCTCAACAACCATCTAAG ACGTACATAAGATATCAAACACGTCACAAGCGCGCTGATGCAAAAAGAGCTCTGAAAGACCTTCTTTTTAGAAGTGGCTCTTCAAATTTCTCATTCCAG AATGAAGACCCAATTTGGAAATTTGATGGGAACTGTGAAGGGGATATAGGATCTGACAGGAAAGGCCAATCCAAGTCTTCCGCTCGACGTTTTGGAAAACCTGActtgaagagaaagaaac GTAAGTTTAGAAGAGAGAGTTTCTCTGAGGACTTCGATGATCCTGAGACAATCTTCCAGGAAAGATTCGGGAACAGATGGTACAGTTGGACCTACCAAAAACGGGAGGAGTCGTCTTTCCAGTATTCAACATCTGGATTTGAGTGGCGCAAGCATTCAAACAGGACAGACCACAGAACTAAAGATTGGGAGAACGAAAGTGACATTGAATCTGATGATGAGCAATGCACTGTAGGATCAAGTTCTGATAGAACAATCCTTGGTCTGCCTCCAAGTGGCCCTTTAAAGTTAGATGATGTTAAGAATGC CTTCCGGTTATCAGCTCTAAAATGGCATCCTGATAAGCATCAAGGCTCTTCACAG GCTATGGCTGAAGAGAAATTTAAGTTATGTCTTAACGCATACAAATCCTTATGCGCTGCTCTCTCCTGA
- the LOC102614862 gene encoding uncharacterized protein LOC102614862 isoform X2 — MHCKEGFPVFQVLLDAKRAQQPSKTYIRYQTRHKRADAKRALKDLLFRSGSSNFSFQNEDPIWKFDGNCEGDIGSDRKGQSKSSARRFGKPDLKRKKRKFRRESFSEDFDDPETIFQERFGNRWYSWTYQKREESSFQYSTSGFEWRKHSNRTDHRTKDWENESDIESDDEQCTVGSSSDRTILGLPPSGPLKLDDVKNAFRLSALKWHPDKHQGSSQAMAEEKFKLCLNAYKSLCAALS; from the exons ATGCATTGCAAGGAGGGTTTTCCAGTGTTCCAGGTGCTTCTT GATGCAAAAAGAGCTCAACAACCATCTAAG ACGTACATAAGATATCAAACACGTCACAAGCGCGCTGATGCAAAAAGAGCTCTGAAAGACCTTCTTTTTAGAAGTGGCTCTTCAAATTTCTCATTCCAG AATGAAGACCCAATTTGGAAATTTGATGGGAACTGTGAAGGGGATATAGGATCTGACAGGAAAGGCCAATCCAAGTCTTCCGCTCGACGTTTTGGAAAACCTGActtgaagagaaagaaac GTAAGTTTAGAAGAGAGAGTTTCTCTGAGGACTTCGATGATCCTGAGACAATCTTCCAGGAAAGATTCGGGAACAGATGGTACAGTTGGACCTACCAAAAACGGGAGGAGTCGTCTTTCCAGTATTCAACATCTGGATTTGAGTGGCGCAAGCATTCAAACAGGACAGACCACAGAACTAAAGATTGGGAGAACGAAAGTGACATTGAATCTGATGATGAGCAATGCACTGTAGGATCAAGTTCTGATAGAACAATCCTTGGTCTGCCTCCAAGTGGCCCTTTAAAGTTAGATGATGTTAAGAATGC CTTCCGGTTATCAGCTCTAAAATGGCATCCTGATAAGCATCAAGGCTCTTCACAG GCTATGGCTGAAGAGAAATTTAAGTTATGTCTTAACGCATACAAATCCTTATGCGCTGCTCTCTCCTGA
- the LOC102614862 gene encoding uncharacterized protein LOC102614862 isoform X1 translates to MQIPRWQNVLFLKNSLKISTLLSSTTPATTAAAATSIHFVASFHSTPTSCEKWKNKWNADAKRAQQPSKTYIRYQTRHKRADAKRALKDLLFRSGSSNFSFQNEDPIWKFDGNCEGDIGSDRKGQSKSSARRFGKPDLKRKKRKFRRESFSEDFDDPETIFQERFGNRWYSWTYQKREESSFQYSTSGFEWRKHSNRTDHRTKDWENESDIESDDEQCTVGSSSDRTILGLPPSGPLKLDDVKNAFRLSALKWHPDKHQGSSQAMAEEKFKLCLNAYKSLCAALS, encoded by the exons atgcAAATACCCAGATGGCAAAACGTGTTGTTTCTCAAGAATTCGTTAAAAATATCAACTTTATTGTCATCAACAACGCCAgcaacaacagcagcagcagcgacTTCTATTCATTTTGTTGCTTCATTTCATTCGACGCCCACTTCTTGTGAGAAATGGAAGAACAAATGGAATGCC GATGCAAAAAGAGCTCAACAACCATCTAAG ACGTACATAAGATATCAAACACGTCACAAGCGCGCTGATGCAAAAAGAGCTCTGAAAGACCTTCTTTTTAGAAGTGGCTCTTCAAATTTCTCATTCCAG AATGAAGACCCAATTTGGAAATTTGATGGGAACTGTGAAGGGGATATAGGATCTGACAGGAAAGGCCAATCCAAGTCTTCCGCTCGACGTTTTGGAAAACCTGActtgaagagaaagaaac GTAAGTTTAGAAGAGAGAGTTTCTCTGAGGACTTCGATGATCCTGAGACAATCTTCCAGGAAAGATTCGGGAACAGATGGTACAGTTGGACCTACCAAAAACGGGAGGAGTCGTCTTTCCAGTATTCAACATCTGGATTTGAGTGGCGCAAGCATTCAAACAGGACAGACCACAGAACTAAAGATTGGGAGAACGAAAGTGACATTGAATCTGATGATGAGCAATGCACTGTAGGATCAAGTTCTGATAGAACAATCCTTGGTCTGCCTCCAAGTGGCCCTTTAAAGTTAGATGATGTTAAGAATGC CTTCCGGTTATCAGCTCTAAAATGGCATCCTGATAAGCATCAAGGCTCTTCACAG GCTATGGCTGAAGAGAAATTTAAGTTATGTCTTAACGCATACAAATCCTTATGCGCTGCTCTCTCCTGA